AAAGCAGGCCGGCATCCTCGACGCGTTGCTGCCAGTCCGGCCGCGGCGGCCGGGATTCGAGGCGAATCGGGGCTTTCATTAGCTGCCGGAAGAGAACCCGCTGCCACCACCGCCGCCGCTGCGGCTGGAGCCGAAACCACCACGGACCGATTGGCCGGCGCGGACCGGCACACCGCTTGCGCGGCTCTGCTGGACCATGCGCTGGTAGCCGGGATTGGCAGCCGCGTGTGAGGCCACGGCGCTGCGCTGGCTCTCCACGCCGCCCTGCCACCCCGGTGCCTGGCTGGACGCCTGGCGGAAACCATTGCCGGGCGAAAAGAAGCCGCGGTTGCCGGAAAGCATCCAATACATCAGCAGGGCATTGCCCATGCCGAATCCGGATCCGCCGCCATGGGCGGTGCCGGACTGGCCGGCGAGCTGCTTCTGCTCCTTCTCAAGGGCAGCCTCGACTTTCTTCAGCGCTTCCGGGGTCGGTCGGCTATCGGCGACCATGCCGAGACCCGGACGATTCTGCCATATGCCGTTGACGAACCACTTGCCGGATTGCTCGAAGCCGTAGGGGTGGGGGAAGAAATCACGGGCATCGGCATGGTAGTAGCCGACGCCTTCGAGGTGGAAATTGTTCAGCACCATGCCGGCCGCAAGCTTGGCCTTCTGGGCGTCGAGCTCGTCGATGCGCTTCTGGGTCTCCGCCATCTGCTGGTCCTTGGCGGTGGCCACGTAGCCACTATCACACCCGGTGAGGCCTGCTCCCGTGAGCAGGGCAAGGGTTGACCAGCGGAGGATACCTCCGGGGCGGACGACGGCAGATCGGCGTTTCATGAGAGGCCGGAAACTAGGAGCTGCAACCTCCCCGCGTCAACCCGACTTGGATTCCAATCCGGCGGCAAGGTTCCACGCCACACACACGCCCTGAGGCCCCGGCAAAAATTCCCCGAGTATTTTCCAAGGAAATCCCAGCTCGCCCGACTTGCTAGGTGAATCCGCGTTGCCAAGCGCTCTCGACGACGAAAGCAGGCCTCGCGGTCACCCACCACCGACACGTCATCCGTCACATGAAACCGTTTGTTTTTCCGCTGCTCGCCATCGCCGGTCTTGCCACCGCTCACGGCCAAACCGCCAAGCCCGGCAGCATCTCGCCGGTGCTGTTTGAATCAACCATCGTTACCGAAAACCCGCCGACCACCACCACCGTGCAAGGCGGGGTCCGCAAGAACTTCACCATCGCCTCCGTCCGCTACATCAACCGCGACATCCTGGAAGCGATGCGCGTGGCCAACCTGCTCGACGGCACCCTGACCGGCTGGACAATCCAGCGCCTGGCAAACCCGGCCGGCGTGGGCAACATCTACGCTACCAAGGCCGGCAAGGCCGCCGTGGCAGTGCCCGCCACCCTGCTGACCCAGCCCGTGGCCCAAGGCACGGCAACCACCGGCAGCGAATTCACGCCGACCGGCGGCACGGCCAAGCCGACGCTCTTCCGCCGCGTCTACGCCAATCTCACCGTGAAGAATGGCGCGAGCACCGGCTTCGGCTCGCAGACCGTCAAAACCGCCAACTTCAAGTCCGGCTCCACCACGACACCGGTGGTCACCGTCACCGAGAACTACAACGTCACCGGCAAGAGCGTTACCGGCGTCGGCATTGTGACCGGCAGCTACCGCGTGACGAAATCCAAGCCCGCCGACCTGTCCGTACTGCTGCCGACCCCGCCGGCACCCTGATTCGTTCGTTTCCGATCCCTAGCCCCCGTCCCCGCCGGCACTCCCGGCGGGGACCTCCTTTCTCCTCCACTGCCATGAAGAACTACCTGATCATCGCCGGCCTGGCCCTCTGGACCGCCTTCGTCGCTTTCACCTCGTCCGGCCCGGCCACGCCATCCCCCGCTGCTCCGGAGGCACCGGCACGCAAGCACCCGCAGCCAGCCGTAAAACCGGCCCCACGCGAAACCCGTGCCCGCACGGCAGCAGCCGCCCCAGCGGACACGGCACGACTGGCCACGGCGTGCGAAGAGATTGAGGCAGCCGCGATCACCTATGAGCCGGGCGCGGTAAAGGTGATCCGCCCGTGGCTGCTGGATGCCGATCCGCAGATCCGCCAAGCCGCCCGCGACGGGCTGGTGATGCTCGGTGAGAGCGATGCAATCCCTTTCCTGCGGGACGCCGCGAGCCGCCTGGAAGACCCGGCAGAAGTCGCCTCCTTTCACGAGGCCGCCGACCTGCTGTCCCTGCCCGCGTGGTCCGAGTCCGACGAAGCGCGCCAGATGATGGCCGAGATCGTCAGCGAATCCGACCGCTGATCCCCCGCGATGGCGGTATGGCGGGGCCGCCAGTTCCGGGCAGGATGGCCCTTGTCCAACGGCGATTCCCCCATCGCCGCGACATCCCCCCAAATCCCCCCAAAACATGACCCTCGAAGAGAAGATCGAGCGGACGGCGCTTGCCGTACTGCGCTCAGGCCCCGTGGCACCTTGTATTCCCGGTTTGGCCGCCCGACGTCCCGCAACGATTTGTCCGCGCACCCGGCCGTCGCGTCGCCAGCGACTGGTACTGGAATCCGGCGATCTGCCGTCCCCACGGCGCGAGCTCCGGATCTGAATCCGGCCCTCCGGCCCGCCCCGCCACCGGTTTTCCCGATGGCGGGGCACCGTTTCCCAAGGAGAATCCGGCTATTCTGCCGGGTTCCTTGACCCCACGCGATTACGGAATGTTAGGATCTGCGAAATTTGGCAAAGTGCTCATGTCCCTCGGGACACACACACCACCAAAACCACACACCCTGCCCTTCCCCATGAGCACCCAGGAAAAGATCACCCAGTTGGCCATCGCCGCTCTCCGTTCCGCTCCTCCTTCGGCCGGCACCCCCAAGCCCGTCACGTTCATGCGCCCCTTTGAAAAGCCCCGCGCAGTCGCCCTCGTTTCCGGCGCCAGCGACAGCCGCTTTGAAAAGTCCGGCGGCAGCGCCTGCTTCCAAGCCGCCTGGCCCTTCGCCCGCCACGAAGTCTGGATCTAATCCAGCCCGCCTTTTTTCTCAGCCGCGGAGATCGCTGCTTTTCGCCCGGGCCTCTTCCAGCAGGCCGGGCCGCGACTCCAAAAGGTCGGCCATGGCGCGGATGACCGCCAGTGTCGGCCGGGAGACATGGTGTTCCATGCCTTCCACATCCCGGTAGATCGTTTCCTCGTCGATCCCGAACAGCCGGAGGAAACGCGTCAGCGTCTCGTGACGCTCGATGATCGCCTTGGCGATCCGGTGCCCTTCCTCGGTGAGGACGGTGCCGCGGTATTTCTCGTGTTTGACTAGTCCCTCGCTGTCCAGCTTGCGCAGCATGTTCGTCACGCTGGCTTGGGAAATCCCCAGGTTCTTCGAAATGTCGATCGCGCGAGCATAGCCCTTCGACTCGATCAGATGCAGGATCTGCTCGAGGTAGTCATCCATGGCGACCGAGCCGCTGGTGCGCTGGGATCTCGCGGGCACGACCGAAGATGAAGGCACGGGCACCGAAAGAGACAAGGGCATTTCCCGCCCGCGCCGCCCTACCACTCCAACTCCAGCAAGCTCACGCCCTGACGCGGCAGGGTCAGCATCACGGCGGAAAGCTTCTCCTCCTCGATGAAACGCGGAGCCTCAGTGACTTCGGCCAGCTTGCAGGACTGTTCCAATGTCGCGAGCTGCTCCGCCGTCGGTTGCTGCGGCGAGCCCATCGCCTGCCACGCCGTGAAGGAGTTCGAATGGGTCTCGTCGATGAGATAGCGCTTCACCTTCGGCACCCCCTTCGGCGCACCTAACAGATCGATGCGGACCTCGGCATCCGGGCCGCGCAGGTCGTCATCGTGATAGTGCCACGCCATCACGGTGATCTTCTTGCCCTCCATCGCAGCCAGCGCTGACACATCCGGCTTTCCGCGGACACCAGAGCGCAACAAATCGGGCAAGGACACCGCGTGATCGCTGCTCACGGGAAGACGGAAGCCGTCCATCCTGGCGAACATGCGGAAGACATTGAGCACCGGCTTGTCGACGCCATTGGTGGCCAGCGAGCGGAAGCCCGCGAAGTACGGCTGGTCTTCGAACTCGAATGCCCAGGTGAGCGCGCCTTCCAGATTCACGCCATGCTTGTCGGCGAGATCCAACTTCCGCGGAAAGCTAGCCGCGGTGTAGCTGGAATACATGGTGCCATTGCGATAGGCGAGCGATGGCCCTTGGCAGGCGGCGCAGCCTTCCGGGTCGGATTCACCGATGACGATCGGCGTGTCCTTCATCTCCGGATAGCGGGCGATCACGGCGAAGGCCCCATCGATGTCGCGGAGCTGGTTCGCGATGCCCATCTGCACACGCCCATCGATGTGGCGCGGCTGACCTTTCGCGTGGAAGGAAAGGAAGTCGGTCGGCGTGCCGGTTTTGCCAGTGGCAGTGTTCTTTCCCTTGATGCAGTGCTCAATGAAGCTCTTCAGGAAATCCCCGCCTGCACCGCCGGCAAGATCGGGACCGCCGACCTTCGCCTCCGGGATGGCACGTCGCACGCCGCGGATGGCGTGGTCGTGGAGCTTGAAGAACTCCTCACGCGAGCCGCGCCAGTAGCCAATGTTCGGCTCGTTCCACGTCTGCCAGTACCACTTGAGCACCTCGTCCTTGCCGTACTTCTCCAGCGAGTGCTTCGCCCATTGATAGACGAGCTCTTCCCACTTCGCCCAGTCCTTCGGCGGATGGGCCCAGCCGGTGTAGATGTCGTCGTACTTCGCCGCCGGGGTCCAATGGTGGCGATAGGGCTCAGGCTTCACCGACAACGCCTGCGGCATGAAGCCGATCTGCACGTACGGCCGGACGCCGTTCTTCAAGTAGGTGTCGAAGATCTTGTCGACGATGGTCCAGTCATACACCGGCTTGCCCTCGGCATCCTCGGTGTAGGCATTCGTAGAGCCCCACTTCAGCGCGGGCGTGCCATCGCCGGTGACCAACAGGCTGTGGGCGCGGAAGAACACCTCCTTCGGCTTCAGCGACCCGAGATGACCCAACAACTCGTCGCCGTTCTTCATGTAGGCGTAGTTCGGCTCGTCCGCGCCGAAGAACCGCCAGATCGGCTTCAGGTCCTTGCCCGGCCGCGCGGCATCCACGGTGATCGTGACGGGAAACGACTCCGCCGCGGCAAGGGCGGCCGAAAACAGCAGGAGGGAAATGGGTTTCAGGGTCATCCTCGCCAGCGTGACGGCTCCCCGGCACGCCTGCCATCACGTTTCCGACACCCACGGCGGGGAAAGATGCAACTCCCCCGCCGCGGGGCCGCCCCCCCAGGGAATTTTCTGAAAATCTAGCTGAGGCTCCCGTTCTGGAGCGACTTCGCAACTCAGCCGGTGACGTGAACCCATCCGCGCGTGCTGCAGCCGATCAACGGGTCCCGGAGGGACTTCGGAAATTAGCCGGTGGCGTAAGCCACCGGATGAGGGTCAGAAGCTCACCCGCCCCGGCAGGGGCGGCGGACTAGAGGCTGAAGTCACCCGTTGTAGCGGGAATCCCACGCCTCTGCCGCGGCCCATGATCACCCCAATTCCGCTCCGGCAAGCACCTAAAATCGGATGATCAGACCGATGTTCGGTCCGCTGGTCTCGGTGTCATAAACGAAGCCACCCTGCTGATAGTCCACCGCGATGATGCGGTAGGCCAGTGCAATGGTCGTGTTCTCGGTAAGCCGATAGCCGATCCCGCCAAGCACCTGCCAGTATTCGTCCGACGAAACATCGAAGCCCCCATAAACTCCGGACGCGTAGATGCTCCAGCGGTCGCCCAGTTGCTGACGGATGCGCAAGCCAACGAAGGGATCGATCCACTCCTGCGACCCCGAACCGGACCGGGTGGTGACCGGCAGATTCGGCGTGAACAGATCCATGTCCACGTCGAGGCTATTCAAGGCCGCGCCGGCCAGCAGATCGATCGTCGTGCTCTCATCCCCGTAGATCTCATAGCCCACCGAGAGCGAAGCCATGATCTGCTCTTGGGAGACACGAAGGTACGAGTCTGCGATCGGATTCGCCGAAGCCGAGATCTTCAGCCAGATCGCATCCGCGGTGATCGACCAGCGGTCCTTCCTCGCTTCGAACGCACCGCTCAGGCCGCCGTCGAGATTGTCCAGGATATCATCGAAAGGAATGTCGACATGGTTCGGGGCGAAACCGGCGACACCGATGTCGCCCTCCAAGCCCATCAGCGGTGCATAGAGCGCGAGGGAAAACTCCCAACCGGACGAAACCTCATGCGAGGTATAGGTCTGGGCTGGCGGAGCGACAGGTTCACCGGCATGCAACGCGGTGGTCAGGGCGAGGAGCATCCATGGGGATTTCATCTTGGATAGGAGGATAGAATAGAGGGTTCGATAGAGAGGGACTAACAGGAGTGAGTTCAAGCTTTCAGCCACGACCGGGCCTCAACCTCCTGGCTGGAGGAAAAGTATTCGATTGGAAAGGGTCGCAGCCCCTTGGCGGTGGACATCGGCAAGCTCGCCCGGGGACAGTTTGCCAATCACTTCGACGGTAACGATGCCGTCGAAGGCATCAATCAATTCGGCACTCACGGTAGGGCTATTGTTGGAAAAGAGTTCGAAGCCCGGGATGGCGAGAGCGATGGCCTCTGGAACCGTCAGCGGCTGGATG
This genomic interval from Luteolibacter arcticus contains the following:
- a CDS encoding HEAT repeat domain-containing protein, with translation MKNYLIIAGLALWTAFVAFTSSGPATPSPAAPEAPARKHPQPAVKPAPRETRARTAAAAPADTARLATACEEIEAAAITYEPGAVKVIRPWLLDADPQIRQAARDGLVMLGESDAIPFLRDAASRLEDPAEVASFHEAADLLSLPAWSESDEARQMMAEIVSESDR
- the mntR gene encoding transcriptional regulator MntR produces the protein MPARSQRTSGSVAMDDYLEQILHLIESKGYARAIDISKNLGISQASVTNMLRKLDSEGLVKHEKYRGTVLTEEGHRIAKAIIERHETLTRFLRLFGIDEETIYRDVEGMEHHVSRPTLAVIRAMADLLESRPGLLEEARAKSSDLRG
- a CDS encoding GH39 family glycosyl hydrolase; translation: MTLKPISLLLFSAALAAAESFPVTITVDAARPGKDLKPIWRFFGADEPNYAYMKNGDELLGHLGSLKPKEVFFRAHSLLVTGDGTPALKWGSTNAYTEDAEGKPVYDWTIVDKIFDTYLKNGVRPYVQIGFMPQALSVKPEPYRHHWTPAAKYDDIYTGWAHPPKDWAKWEELVYQWAKHSLEKYGKDEVLKWYWQTWNEPNIGYWRGSREEFFKLHDHAIRGVRRAIPEAKVGGPDLAGGAGGDFLKSFIEHCIKGKNTATGKTGTPTDFLSFHAKGQPRHIDGRVQMGIANQLRDIDGAFAVIARYPEMKDTPIVIGESDPEGCAACQGPSLAYRNGTMYSSYTAASFPRKLDLADKHGVNLEGALTWAFEFEDQPYFAGFRSLATNGVDKPVLNVFRMFARMDGFRLPVSSDHAVSLPDLLRSGVRGKPDVSALAAMEGKKITVMAWHYHDDDLRGPDAEVRIDLLGAPKGVPKVKRYLIDETHSNSFTAWQAMGSPQQPTAEQLATLEQSCKLAEVTEAPRFIEEEKLSAVMLTLPRQGVSLLELEW